Genomic window (Rathayibacter sp. VKM Ac-2760):
CCGTGGAAGACGACGCGCTCGCCGTTGACCAGGAAGCGGTCGCCGCGGATCTCGACGGTGCGGAAGCCGAGGCGGAGCGAGACCGACTCGCCGGCGGCGGCGATCTCGGCGTCGTAGAGGCGGGGCGACTCCGCCGACCACGGCTCGACGGCCGGGACCTCGATCGGAGCGACCTCCGCCGCGGACGCCCAGACCGTCTCGATCCCGAGCTCGGGGACCCGCAGCGTGACCGGGAAGGCGGCGTCGCCCGCGGTCAGCTCTGTCTCGATCCGGCCCGCACCCGCGGCGAAGGAGGAGCGGACGAACACGTCCTCGACGCCGCCGACCGGGCGCGCGAGCAGGTGCACGGAGCGGAAGATCCCCGGCAGCCACCACTGGTCCTGGTCCTCGACGTAGCTGGCCGCCGACCACTGGTGCACGCGGACGACGACGAGGTTCTCGCCGGGCCGCACCACCTCGGTGACGTCGAACTCCTGCGCGAGGCGGCTGCCGGAGCCGATGCCGATCTCGACGCCGTTGACCCAGACGCGGTAGCGCGACTCCACGCCGTCGAACCGCAGCACGACCGCCTCGGCGCCGGCGAACGACTCCGGGAGCTCGAAGGTGCGGCGGTGGTCGCCGGTCGGATTCTCGTCCGGCACGAAGGGCGGCTCGGTCGCGAAGGGGAACTGCACGTTGGTGTAGGCGGGGCGCCCGTAGCGCCCGTCGCCCTGGAGGACCCAGTGCGACGGGACCGGCAGCAGGTCCCAGCCGGAGTCGTCGAAGGACTCGGCCCCGACGTCGTCCACCCCCTCGCCCTCGGGCAGCGCGTCGACGCCGCCGAGCGTCCCCGGTGCGGCGGGGAGCAGGCGGAAGCGCCACTCGCCGTCGAGCGAGAGCGCCGGAGCATCGGAGTGCAGCCATGCGCGGGCCGCGCGGCGCCGGCCGGTGCCGGGGCCGGTGTCGGCGAGGTAGTGGGAGGACGTCGGGGCGAGGGTCACTTCACGGATCCTTCGGTCAGGCCGCCGCGCCAGAAGCGCTGCAGCACGATCATGGCGATGGCGAGCGGGATGATCGACAGCAGGACGCCGCCGGTCGTGAGCTCGTAGAACTCGGGCAGCCGGTCCACCTGGCTGAGCCAGTTGTTCAGGCCGAGGGTGATCGGGAAGAGCTCGGTGTCCGAGAGCATCACGAGCGGCAGGAAGTAGTTGTTCCAGATCCCGACCAGCTGGAAGAGGAACACGGTCACGAGCGCCGGCGTGAGGATCCGCAGCCCGAGGGTGTGGAAGATCCGCAGCTCGCTCGCGCCGTCGATCCTGGCGGCCTCGATGATCGCGGTGTCGACCGTCGCCTGCGCGTAGATCCGGCAGAGGAACAGGCCGAACGGCGAGACCAGCGAGGGGATCAGCACGCTCCAGTAGGTGTTCGCGATGCCCATCTGGCTGAAGAGCAGGAACAGCGGGAGCGCGGTCGCCGTGCCCGGGACGAGGACGCCCGCGAGGATGGTGCCGAAGACCAGCTTGCTGCCCTTGAACTCGTACTTCGCCAGGGCGTAGCCGCCCGCCGCCGCGATGTAGGTCGCGAGCAGCGCGCCGACTCCGGCGTAGAGCACCGAGTTGAGGAACCAGCGGACGAAGATGCCGCCGTCGTAGGTGAGCACCTGCCCGAGGTTGTCCCAGAGCGCGAACGTCGGCGCGAACCAGAAGCCGTAGGTGGCGAAGAGGTCCTCGGTGGTCTTCGTCGCGGCGACGACCACCCAGTAGACGGGGATGAGGAAGTAGACCGCGACGATCATGAGGATCGCGGTGACGATGATCGTCGAGGCCTTGTTGCGCCCGGCCGAGCGATCGGGGCCGCGGCCCGCCTTCACGGGGCGTTCGGCGGTCACGATCCCGGTCGTCGTCGGGGCCTCTGCGGTGGCGCGCTCCGTCGTGCTCATGAGGACTTCCTGTTCGAGATCGAGAGGAACGTGAAGGAGAGGATGAACGCGACGAGCGCGATCAGCACGGCCTGGGCCGCGGCGACGTTGTAGTCGTTGTAGGCGAAGGCGGTGGTGTACGCGCTGAGGTTCGGCGTGTACTGGCTGTCGATCGCCGGCGCGACCGTCTTCAGCACCTGCGCCTCGGCGAAGAGCTGGAGCGTGCCGATGATCGAGAAGATCGTCGTCAGCACCAGGGCCGGGCGGATCAGCGGCAGCTGGATGCTGCGCGCGACGCGCCAGGTGGAGGCTCCGTCGACCTTCGCGGCCTCGTAGAGCTCGACCGGGATCGACTTCAGCTGAGCGACGATGATCAGCATGTTGTAGCCGGTGTAGCTCCAGAGCGAGATGTTCGCGATCGACCAGAGCACCGAGTTCGCGCCGAGGAAGTCGGGTTCGAGGCCGACCACGTTCGCCGCATCGATGATCGGGCTGAGCCCGGGCACGTAGAGGAACGACCAGAGGATGGTCGCGATCACCCCGGGGACGCCGTAGGGAAGGAAGTAGGCGGCGCGGAAGAAGCCGGGGAACCGCGCGGAGGCGGACTCGAGCATCAGCGCGAGCACCGTGCAGAGCGCGATCATGATCGGGACCTGGACGATGCCGAAGAGGAACATCCGCCCGATCGAGGCGATGAAGTTGCCGTCGGCGAGCGCCTGCGCGTAGTTGTCGAAGCCGGCGAAGCCGCTGGTGACTCCGGCCTCGCCGAAGAGGCCCGAGCGGGTCACCCTGGTGAAGCTCGAGCCGATGGCGACGACGATCGGGATGATGAAGGTGAGGACGAAGAGCGCCAGGAACGGCGCGAGCAGGATCCACGGGGCGCGGCCCACCGGGCCGCTGCGCTTCGTGCCGCGCGGGGTGCGGCTGGTGGCCGCGACCGCGGCGGCGGCGGGGGAGGTCGTGGTGGTCATGCGGAGGCCTTCCTGATGCTGAGGCCCTTGTTCTGGAAGACCGTGATGATCTGCTGCTCGGCCTGCGCGACGGCGTCGACGAGCGAGAGCCCGGACGCCTTCTTGCGGAAGCCGTCGCTGAGGATGTTGAACGACTGCTGCGTGACCGGCCACCAGGACCAGTCCGGGTTCTGCTCCGTCGCGGCGGGGACGAAGACGTCCTCGTTGTAGTTCTGGCCGCTGAAGAACTCGCTCGGCCCCTGCCGGATCGAGCCGATCTCACCGACCGCGGGCGACCAGCCGATGCCGCTGTTGGCGATCATCGCGTCGATGCCCTCCTGCGAGGTGGTCATCCAGACCGCGAACTCGAGCGCCTCCTGGGGGTGCTTGCTGTTCGCGAACACCGCCGCTGTCGATCCGCCGAGGAAGCTCGAGCCGAAGCCCGTGCCCTCCCAGACCGGCATCGGCGCCGCGCGCCACTTGCCGGCGCCGCCGCTGACGCCCTCGATCAGCGCGTCGCCCCAGCTCGCCGTGACGCAGGAGGCGATGCCGCCGCTCGCGGCCGCCGCGAACCAGGCGGGGGAGTAGGCGCCGTAGCCGACCTCGACCAGGTCCTGGTCGATCGCGGAGTCGAAGAAGGCGGCGACCTTCGTGGTCGCCTCGTCGGTCATGTCGATGACCCAGCCGTCCTCCTCCGCCTTCAGCCACCGCGCGCCGGCCTGCGTCGCGAAGGCGGCGAAGACCGAGGCGTCGGCGAGGGGGAAGCAGTCGATGTAGGAGTCGACGCCGCGCAGCTCGGCGGCGACGCCGGCCCACTCGTCCCAGGTGGTCGGCGTCGCGGCGCCGACCGAGTCGAAGATCTCCGGCTGGTAGAACATCGCCATCGGGCCGCTGTCCTGCGGGATGCCGAACACGCCGCCGGTGTAGCTGACCTGGCCCCAGAGGGTCGGGTCGTAGCGGTCGGCGTACTGGTCGGCGCCGTAGCGGTTGAGGTCGACCAGGCCGTTCACGAGCATGAACTCGGGGAGCGAGCGCATCTCGACCTGGCCGAGGTCGGGGCCGCCGCCGGCCGCGAGGGCCGAGTAGAGCTTCTGGTAGCCGCCGGCGTTGCCGCCGGGGATCCAGACCGCGTCGACCTGGACCTCGGGGTGCGAGGCGTTCCAGACGTCGCAGACCTTCTGCAGGTCCTTGAGCCAGGCCCAGTACTGGAGCCGGATCGGCCCGCTGGCGGCCGGGATGGTCGCGCCGGCGTTGACCGAGACGGTGCCGGGAGTGGCGCAGGCGGTGAGACCGCCCAGCGCCGCGGTGCCCAGGCCCGCCGCGAGGAGCTGCCTTCGTGTGAACGGGTGCATCTGTCCCTCACTTCATCGTGGTGGCTGCCGGACCTGTCCGCCCGGCTGATCGGGACGCTACCACAATTTCGAGTGGCTACTCGAAATTGGTGGCGAGCGCCGCGGGGACGCTCGGAGCGCGCGCTACGCTGAACGATCGACCGGCTGCGCAGCCGGCACCCCCGATGGCGAGGAGCGGCTGATGACGGAGGCGACGCCCACCCGGAGCGCGCGCCGCGGCCCCTACGCGAAGTCGGCCGAGCGGCGGCGCGCGATCATCGAGGCGGCCCACGCGGTCTTCGCCTCGCGCGGCTACGCCCGCGGCTCGCTGCAGGAGGTCGCCGACCGCGTCGGACTCTCCCAGACGAGCCTGCTGCACTACTTCCCGTCCAAGACTGACCTGCTCCTCGCCGTCCTGCAGCACCGCGACCGGATCACCGGCGACGGATCGACCCCCGTCGACCCGCAGGAGGGGCTCGTCGAGGGCATCCTGCGCCAGACGCGCTACAACGAGACCGCTCCGGGCGTGATCGAGCTCTACGCGGTGCTCTGCGGGGAGTCGACGACCGACGAGCACCCGGGACGGGACTTCTTCGCCGACCGGTTCCGCAGGCTCCGCGCCGACTACGCGGGGCAGCTGCGGGAGCTGCGGGCGGCGGGCAGGCTCCGCGCCGGCGTCGACCCGGACCGCGTCGCCGCGTCGATCATCGCGCTGTGGGACGGCATCCAGCTGCAGTGGCTGCTCGATCACGACGCGGTCGACATGATCGCCTGTCTCACCGACTACCTCGACCTGGTGATCCTGCCGGCGCCCTAGGCTCCAGGCATGACACTCACCCAGGACTCCGGCTGGCTCTGGTTCGGGCTCGCGATCGTGACCGCCGGCCTCGCCGAGCAGAAGGGTCGCTCGCGCTGGCGCTGGTTCGTGCTCGGGCTGCTGCTCGGCCCGATCGCGACGGCGCTCGTCGTGATCTGGGCGCGACCGGAGGCCGGAGTGGCGACCGACGTGCGCTGGAACTTCGCCATCGGCGCGGGCGTCGCCGCGGTGGCGCTCGCTCTCGTCGCCGTCACGTCGGCGCTCTGGCTGCTGCTCGTGCCCGCGGCGGTCGCGGCGCTCGTCTTCGGAGTGCTCGCCTGGCTGAGCCACCGCGTCCCGTTCGAGCGCCTGCCGAGCTGACCCGCGGATCTCGATACGCCCGCTCCGCGGGCTACTCGATCAGCATGAAGTCCTTGCTGGTCGAGTAGCCGCGGAGCGGCGTATCGAGACCCGCCGTTCTGCAGTGGGGCGGATCTCGATACGCCCTCTGCGAGGGCTACTCGATCAGCATCGGGCGCGACCCCGGTCGTCAGGCCCTACGGCAGCAGGCGCGTCGGGCCGCGGAAGAGGTAGGTGACCTCGCGCAGGTTCGCCTGCCCGAGCATCAGCATGATCACCCGGGAGAGCCCCATGCCGAAGCCGCCGTGCGGCGGGACGCCGTAGCGGAAGAAGTCGAGGTAGAACTCGAGCTCCTCCGGCTCCAGGCCCTTCTCGCGCGCCTGCTCGACGAGGACGTCGACGCGGTGCTCGCGCTGTGCTCCCGTCGAGATCTCGACGCCGTTGTAGATGAGGTCGTAGCTGTTGGTGATCGTCCCGTCGCCCTCGCGGCGCATGTGGTAGAACGGCCGGATGCTCGAGGCGTAGTCGGTCAGGAAGACGAAGTCGTGGCCGAACTCCTCCTGCACGTAGGCCGCGATCCGGCGCTCGCCCTCGGGGTCCATGTCGTCGTCGGCGCGGGGCACCTCGTAGCCGCGCTCGGCGACGATCCGCTTGGACTCGGCGAGCGGGATGCGCGGGAACGGCGTCGTCGGCACGCGCAGGTCGATGTCGAAGAGCGCCTTGATCGCCTCGCCGTGCTTCTCGACGACCGCGGTGAGACCGGCGACGATCAGCTGCTCGTGCAGCTCCATCACGTCCTCGTGCGAGTCGATCCAGGACACCTCGGCGTCGACGCTGGTGAACTCGGTGGCGTGCCGCGAGGTGAAGCTCGGGTCGGCGCGGAACGCGGGCCCGACCTCGAACACCTTGCCGAAGCCGGCCGGCTGCGCCATCTGCTTGAAGAACTGCGGGCTCTGCGCGAGGTACGCCTTGGTCTCGAAGTACTCGACCTCGAAGAGCTCGGCGCGCGACTCGGAGGCGCTCGCCATCAGCTTCGGGGTGTGGATCTCGATGAAGTCGTGCTCGATCCAATAGGTGCGCAGCGCGTGCTCGAACGTGGTCTGCACCCGGGCGATCAGGTTCTGCTCGGGGCGGCGCAGGTCGAGGAAGCGCCAGTCCATCCGCTTGTCGATGCCGGAGTCGGCCGCGATCGGCGCCTCGGGGATCGACGCCGAGACGACGTCGAGCGTCTCGAGCTTGACCTCGAGCCCGCCGAGCTTTACCCGCTCGTCGTGCTTGAGCTGACCGGTCACGCTGACGAACGAGCCCTGCGCGAGTCCGGAGATCGCCTCGGTGATCGCGAGCCGCGCGGCCGAGGCGTCGTCGCCCTCGACGGCCTCGCGGACGGCCGGGTTCACCAGCTGCACGGCGCCGGACTCGTCGCGGAGGACGACGAACTGCACCTTCTTCTGATCGCGCACGGTCTCGACCCAGCCGGCGACGCGCACCGGCCCGTCCTCGAGCGCGGCGAGCTTGCTGACGGTGGTTCGGGGGAGGCGGGTCTCGTCGGTCACGGTAGGGGAGTCTACTCGGGGGTGCGCTCCGGCGGCCCGACGGCACCGGTCACCGGGTGCCGCGCTCTCCCTCGACCGTGCTGCCCCGGACGATCAGGGTCGGCTCGAGGACCTCGTGCCGGTGCACGTGCTCCGGCCCGTGCAGCAGCTCGTCCAGCAGCAGCCGGATCGCGGCCGCCCCCATCGCCTCGCCGGGCTGAGCCAGGGTCGTGATCGGCACGAGGCTGTCCCAGGCGGAGCGGTTGTCGTCGTAGCCGGTGATGGCGAGATCGACCGGGAGCCGGATGTCCGACTCCGACAGGATCGACTGCACGATGCCGAGCGCGAGCAGGTCCGCCGCCGCGACGATGCCGTCCGGGCGGTCCTCCGGTGCGCGGGCGGCGATCAGGTGGCCGAACCGGCGGCCGTCCTCCACCTGCACCTCGGCGGTCGGATCCAGCTCGAGCGAGACCGCGCCGTTCGTCTCGGCGATCGCGCGCTCGACCCCGCGCAGGCGCTCGCGGACGGGGTTCGCGATGCTCGGGTCACCGGCGAAGGCGAGCCGCCGGCGGCCGAGGTCGATCAGGTGCCGCGTGGCGAGGTAGCCGCCGTGCTCGTCGTCGGCGCTGACCGTGCAGGCGCCGTCGACGGCGGCGTCGTTGAGCAGCACGACCCGTCGCCCGCCGCGGCGCTCGGCGACGACGTCGGGCGCCGTCCCCGGCAGCGGGGCCAGGAGGATCCCGGCGACCTGCTCCTCGGTGAACAGGTCGAGGTAGGTGCCCTGCTTGGCCGCGCGCATGTCGGCGTTGCCGAGCACGACGCTCATCCCCGCGGCCTCGGCGGCGTGCTCGGCACCGCGCGCCATGTCCAGGAAGAAGGAGTTGCTGAGGTCGATCACGACGAAGCCGACGGTGCTGCTCGTCCCCGCGGCCAGCGCGCGGGCCGCGCGGTTGGGGGTGAAGCCGAGCTCGTCGATCGCCCGCTGCACCCGCTCCCGCGTCGCCGGCGCGACCAGCAGCGGTCGATTCACCACGTTCGAGACGGTCCCGAGCGCGACTCCCGCCAGGCTGGCGACGTCCTGCATGCGGGCGGGCGGGCGCCGCGCGGGCGAGCTCTCTGCCGCGGTCATCCCTGCCTCCGTCGCGTCCGCCGTCCGGCGGTCGGAGGTCACGGTATCAGCGCGCTCGGCACGGCGAGGCCCGCGGCCGGGAGCGATCCCGACCGCGGGCCGTGGTGGCGCGAGCGCCTACGGGATGCGCACCGTCGACGTGCGCGACGCGTCGACCGAGCCGCCGACCGACACGGTGTAGGTGCCGCGCGCGGCCACCCAGGAGTCGCTCTTCACGTCCCAGTACTGCAGGAGCCGCAGGTCGGCCACGTCCTTCGCCGACAGCGAGACCTTCACGGTCTTCGACTCGCCGGGCTGGAGCGTCACCCGCTCGAAGCCGACGAGGCGCTGGGCGGGCTCGCCGGTCGAGCTCGGGAGGGTGAGGTACGCCTGCGCGACCTCGGTGCCCGCCCGGTCGCCGGTGTTCGTCACGCGGAAGGAGATGTCGATCCCGATGTCCTTGATGCCGAACTTCGCCTTCCTGTCGAAGGTGATCGTCGGGGTCAGCTTCGCCTTCGCGTAGTCGAACGTCGTGTAGGAGAGGCCGTGGCCGAACGCGAAGAGCGGCTCGATCCCCTGCGACTCGTACCACTTGTAGCCGACGGCGAGTCCCTCGGAGAACTCGACCTGGCGGACCTCGGTGCTGCCCGCGGGGCGCTCCGTCGAGCTGTCCGCGAAGACGCCCGGGTACTGCGCGGGGGTGCTCGCGGGGACGTCCGCGAGCGACTTCGGGAAGGTCATCGGCAGCTTGCCCGACGGGTTCACGTCGCCGAAGAGCAGGCCCGCGAGTGCCGGGCCGACCTGCTCGCCGCCGTACCAGGCCTCGAAGACGCCGGAGACGTCGTCGATCCACGGCATCTCCACTGCGGAGCCGGTGTTCAGCACGACCACGGTCGCGGGGTTCGCCGCAGCGACGGTCTCGATCAGAGCATCACCGCCGCCGGCGAGGCGCAGGTCGGCCAGGTCGTCGAACTCGCCCATCCGCTGGTAGCCGAAGACGATCGCGACGTCGGCCGCTGCGGCGGTCGCGGCGGCGCTCGCCGGATCGGTCCCGGCGTCGAAGACGACGCTCGCACCGGCCGCGGCCGCTCGCTCGCGGATCGCGGTCTCGGGGGAGACCAGGTCCTCGCAGTTCAGCGTGCCGGCGTTGTTGAAGCGCCAGGCCATGCTGCAGACCGAGGCGGCGCTGATGCCGTCGGTGACCGTGCTCGACGCCGTGGCGCCGATCACGGCGATCGTCGCGCCCTTCTCGACCGAGAGCGGGAGG
Coding sequences:
- a CDS encoding carbohydrate ABC transporter permease is translated as MSTTERATAEAPTTTGIVTAERPVKAGRGPDRSAGRNKASTIIVTAILMIVAVYFLIPVYWVVVAATKTTEDLFATYGFWFAPTFALWDNLGQVLTYDGGIFVRWFLNSVLYAGVGALLATYIAAAGGYALAKYEFKGSKLVFGTILAGVLVPGTATALPLFLLFSQMGIANTYWSVLIPSLVSPFGLFLCRIYAQATVDTAIIEAARIDGASELRIFHTLGLRILTPALVTVFLFQLVGIWNNYFLPLVMLSDTELFPITLGLNNWLSQVDRLPEFYELTTGGVLLSIIPLAIAMIVLQRFWRGGLTEGSVK
- a CDS encoding LacI family DNA-binding transcriptional regulator — its product is MTAAESSPARRPPARMQDVASLAGVALGTVSNVVNRPLLVAPATRERVQRAIDELGFTPNRAARALAAGTSSTVGFVVIDLSNSFFLDMARGAEHAAEAAGMSVVLGNADMRAAKQGTYLDLFTEEQVAGILLAPLPGTAPDVVAERRGGRRVVLLNDAAVDGACTVSADDEHGGYLATRHLIDLGRRRLAFAGDPSIANPVRERLRGVERAIAETNGAVSLELDPTAEVQVEDGRRFGHLIAARAPEDRPDGIVAAADLLALGIVQSILSESDIRLPVDLAITGYDDNRSAWDSLVPITTLAQPGEAMGAAAIRLLLDELLHGPEHVHRHEVLEPTLIVRGSTVEGERGTR
- a CDS encoding extracellular solute-binding protein; amino-acid sequence: MHPFTRRQLLAAGLGTAALGGLTACATPGTVSVNAGATIPAASGPIRLQYWAWLKDLQKVCDVWNASHPEVQVDAVWIPGGNAGGYQKLYSALAAGGGPDLGQVEMRSLPEFMLVNGLVDLNRYGADQYADRYDPTLWGQVSYTGGVFGIPQDSGPMAMFYQPEIFDSVGAATPTTWDEWAGVAAELRGVDSYIDCFPLADASVFAAFATQAGARWLKAEEDGWVIDMTDEATTKVAAFFDSAIDQDLVEVGYGAYSPAWFAAAASGGIASCVTASWGDALIEGVSGGAGKWRAAPMPVWEGTGFGSSFLGGSTAAVFANSKHPQEALEFAVWMTTSQEGIDAMIANSGIGWSPAVGEIGSIRQGPSEFFSGQNYNEDVFVPAATEQNPDWSWWPVTQQSFNILSDGFRKKASGLSLVDAVAQAEQQIITVFQNKGLSIRKASA
- the aspS gene encoding aspartate--tRNA(Asn) ligase; this encodes MTDETRLPRTTVSKLAALEDGPVRVAGWVETVRDQKKVQFVVLRDESGAVQLVNPAVREAVEGDDASAARLAITEAISGLAQGSFVSVTGQLKHDERVKLGGLEVKLETLDVVSASIPEAPIAADSGIDKRMDWRFLDLRRPEQNLIARVQTTFEHALRTYWIEHDFIEIHTPKLMASASESRAELFEVEYFETKAYLAQSPQFFKQMAQPAGFGKVFEVGPAFRADPSFTSRHATEFTSVDAEVSWIDSHEDVMELHEQLIVAGLTAVVEKHGEAIKALFDIDLRVPTTPFPRIPLAESKRIVAERGYEVPRADDDMDPEGERRIAAYVQEEFGHDFVFLTDYASSIRPFYHMRREGDGTITNSYDLIYNGVEISTGAQREHRVDVLVEQAREKGLEPEELEFYLDFFRYGVPPHGGFGMGLSRVIMLMLGQANLREVTYLFRGPTRLLP
- a CDS encoding TetR/AcrR family transcriptional regulator codes for the protein MTEATPTRSARRGPYAKSAERRRAIIEAAHAVFASRGYARGSLQEVADRVGLSQTSLLHYFPSKTDLLLAVLQHRDRITGDGSTPVDPQEGLVEGILRQTRYNETAPGVIELYAVLCGESTTDEHPGRDFFADRFRRLRADYAGQLRELRAAGRLRAGVDPDRVAASIIALWDGIQLQWLLDHDAVDMIACLTDYLDLVILPAP
- a CDS encoding sugar ABC transporter permease; protein product: MTTTTSPAAAAVAATSRTPRGTKRSGPVGRAPWILLAPFLALFVLTFIIPIVVAIGSSFTRVTRSGLFGEAGVTSGFAGFDNYAQALADGNFIASIGRMFLFGIVQVPIMIALCTVLALMLESASARFPGFFRAAYFLPYGVPGVIATILWSFLYVPGLSPIIDAANVVGLEPDFLGANSVLWSIANISLWSYTGYNMLIIVAQLKSIPVELYEAAKVDGASTWRVARSIQLPLIRPALVLTTIFSIIGTLQLFAEAQVLKTVAPAIDSQYTPNLSAYTTAFAYNDYNVAAAQAVLIALVAFILSFTFLSISNRKSS